A single region of the Candidatus Aminicenantes bacterium genome encodes:
- a CDS encoding response regulator — MLQPPQAVGGERGKAFCEPQDGEVPGDREAHPGDFSISKLMNHQILIVDDDEQIRTLLEDLFIDSGFRVLQAKDGESACVLFSRYSREIDLVTLDLELPGISGVETFHRLKSIHPEIKIVILSGAPRYQDFNPPKVPRVDKPFSADRLLDCVHALVQ, encoded by the coding sequence ATGCTGCAACCTCCTCAAGCAGTAGGTGGGGAGAGAGGGAAGGCTTTTTGTGAGCCGCAAGACGGGGAAGTCCCCGGGGATAGAGAAGCTCACCCCGGGGATTTTTCTATCAGCAAATTGATGAACCACCAGATTCTGATAGTTGATGATGATGAGCAGATACGCACACTACTGGAGGATCTGTTCATAGACAGCGGTTTCCGGGTATTGCAGGCCAAGGACGGCGAGTCGGCCTGCGTGCTTTTCAGCCGTTACTCCCGGGAGATCGACCTCGTAACCCTGGACCTGGAACTGCCGGGAATCAGCGGAGTGGAAACCTTCCACCGGCTGAAATCGATCCATCCCGAAATAAAAATCGTCATCCTCTCGGGAGCTCCGCGATACCAGGACTTCAACCCGCCCAAAGTCCCCCGGGTCGACAAACCGTTCTCTGCGGACCGGCTCCTGGATTGCGTCCACGCCCTTGTTCAGTAA